From a single Abyssisolibacter fermentans genomic region:
- a CDS encoding SagB/ThcOx family dehydrogenase — protein MDKVKQQREWMKSNFHVNDLESDQELELPQPPIVKAHDENGEIITLPDVNKEIFTNVNVYDVFEERVSRRKYSDEYMNLEELSFLLWTTQGVKSVVGKVGKNVVTRRRVPSAGARHPFETYLAINKVQGLKNGLYRYLPLNHELIFLNEVDNLQEKLVDYTLGQKFVKTSAVTFLWTAVPYRSEWRYTVSAHKVMLLDAGHVCQNLYLACEILGLGTCAIAAYNQDKMDELLNLNGEDEFVVYLAPVGKCK, from the coding sequence ATGGATAAAGTAAAACAACAGCGTGAGTGGATGAAATCAAATTTTCATGTGAATGATTTGGAGTCAGATCAAGAATTAGAACTTCCTCAACCACCGATAGTAAAGGCTCATGATGAAAATGGAGAAATAATTACACTGCCAGATGTGAATAAAGAAATATTTACAAACGTAAATGTATATGATGTTTTTGAGGAACGTGTTAGTAGACGTAAATATAGTGATGAGTATATGAATCTAGAAGAATTATCGTTTTTGCTTTGGACAACACAAGGAGTAAAAAGTGTTGTAGGGAAAGTAGGAAAAAATGTTGTAACTCGTAGGAGAGTTCCTTCTGCTGGAGCTAGACATCCTTTTGAAACTTATTTAGCAATAAATAAAGTACAAGGTTTAAAGAATGGATTATATCGTTATTTACCACTTAATCATGAATTAATATTTTTAAATGAAGTTGATAATTTACAAGAGAAACTAGTAGATTATACTTTAGGTCAAAAATTTGTTAAAACAAGTGCAGTAACTTTTCTTTGGACTGCTGTTCCATATAGATCGGAATGGAGATACACTGTATCTGCTCATAAAGTTATGCTGTTAGATGCTGGACATGTATGTCAAAATCTATATCTTGCTTGTGAAATTCTTGGACTTGGAACATGTGCTATTGCAGCCTATAATCAAGACAAAATGGATGAGCTTCTTAATCTTAATGGAGAAGATGAATTTGTTGTTTATTTAGCTCCTGTAGGAAAGTGTAAATAG
- a CDS encoding extracellular solute-binding protein yields MQKILIIIICIMLVSMFGCTNENNVYKNKKMDEDSKQIIILMKKFDYDNMGTILKEYKAKFEKDKGINVNIDIIDAATDDECQKKINAKLYIKNGPTLIFISDGESYKEYIDQGIALKIADKIKNYNKIYSGIRKEGYFVSIGMNYIPLVLNKKILDEMCIPKPGLDWSTKDYFDIKKRWLDYTPRYFTTQEFWELAGNKFYNLEILDESNKTVSLNNDKVKDFIKNSRNEIFSGKYMLNENYNYENYYNMFFNMNSDEYKENVDTIEKTSNQSLRKVYFRKNPLKTITLRDNIFLNELVILPNVIYNGSLSSWGFIVNKNGENIDIGLEFISGLLSDDVQLQIYNDKRFPYYPVNKKIEKEIETIEKENNINAKLTELMKYLLSQIEEGKYKSMNDGSKVFKEIESMWNKQIVKFIFSDELYTDEELSRELQKVENKYNLWLNE; encoded by the coding sequence ATGCAAAAGATTTTGATTATAATAATTTGTATTATGCTGGTATCTATGTTTGGCTGCACAAATGAAAATAATGTATATAAAAATAAAAAAATGGATGAAGATTCAAAACAAATTATTATATTAATGAAGAAATTTGATTATGATAATATGGGTACTATTTTAAAAGAATACAAAGCTAAATTTGAAAAAGATAAAGGGATTAATGTAAATATTGATATTATAGATGCAGCAACTGATGATGAATGTCAAAAGAAAATAAATGCAAAACTTTATATAAAAAATGGACCAACATTAATATTTATTTCAGACGGAGAGAGTTATAAAGAATATATTGATCAAGGTATAGCATTGAAAATAGCTGATAAAATAAAAAATTATAATAAAATATATTCTGGAATAAGAAAAGAAGGATATTTTGTATCAATTGGAATGAATTATATACCATTAGTTTTAAATAAAAAAATATTAGATGAAATGTGCATACCTAAACCAGGTTTAGATTGGAGTACTAAAGATTATTTTGACATAAAGAAAAGATGGTTAGATTATACACCTAGATACTTTACGACTCAAGAATTTTGGGAACTTGCAGGAAACAAATTTTATAATTTAGAAATATTAGATGAATCAAATAAAACAGTTAGCTTAAATAATGATAAAGTTAAGGATTTTATAAAAAATAGTAGAAATGAAATATTTTCGGGCAAGTATATGTTAAATGAAAATTACAATTATGAAAACTATTATAATATGTTTTTTAATATGAATTCTGATGAGTATAAAGAAAATGTTGATACAATTGAAAAGACATCAAATCAATCTCTAAGAAAGGTTTATTTCAGGAAAAATCCACTTAAAACAATAACATTAAGAGACAATATTTTTTTAAATGAATTAGTTATTCTACCAAATGTGATATATAATGGTTCTTTGAGCTCATGGGGTTTTATCGTGAATAAAAATGGTGAAAATATAGATATTGGATTAGAGTTTATAAGCGGTTTGTTAAGTGATGATGTTCAATTACAAATATATAATGACAAAAGGTTTCCTTATTATCCAGTAAACAAAAAAATAGAAAAGGAAATTGAGACTATAGAAAAAGAAAATAATATTAATGCAAAACTTACAGAATTGATGAAATATTTATTATCACAAATTGAAGAAGGTAAATACAAATCAATGAATGATGGAAGCAAAGTATTTAAAGAAATTGAAAGTATGTGGAATAAACAAATAGTAAAGTTTATTTTTTCAGATGAACTATATACAGATGAAGAGTTGAGCAGAGAATTGCAGAAAGTAGAAAATAAATATAATTTGTGGCTTAATGAATAA
- a CDS encoding extracellular solute-binding protein — protein sequence MKRIIALSLCITLVLLTISCSSNLNDHTTDIKQDEITILIKDFDFLDIKTIFKTIYNYSERFEKETGIKVNFDVISGNNADDYYKKMNTKLYLEEGPTLIYISYISTYKEYIDQGIALNAKGKITNFTKVYDSLLDDGNYFVPIGMIHWVAALNRCAFDKLEIDEPKLNWTREDYIKINEKWLKGKLEHFNKWVYIEKVSFLVEDLKILDKSNKKVSLNNSKVIQYINDIREEILFSGKYIINKEYTYENYYNVIFKKDSAEYNASRDLHRSCDNENLRKFWIGKNGLKSLEMTECLNLKDIIVLPNVINFETNQLDTFGFIINKNGKNIDLGMKFINELLSDEIQLEMYLTEKNSLYPVNKDIENEIETIEKEKNSNEKAIALRKYILQQIKNGNYKHNSNSRIIEEVKDMIYKDFAKYIFADKAYTDEELSRELEKLEYKYNMWLNE from the coding sequence ATGAAAAGAATTATAGCTTTAAGTTTATGTATTACATTGGTGTTATTAACTATCAGCTGCTCAAGTAATTTAAATGACCATACAACAGATATAAAGCAAGATGAGATAACTATCTTGATTAAAGATTTTGATTTTTTAGATATAAAAACTATATTTAAAACTATATATAACTACTCAGAAAGATTTGAAAAAGAAACGGGCATAAAAGTAAATTTTGATGTAATTAGTGGAAATAATGCTGATGATTATTATAAGAAGATGAACACAAAATTATATTTAGAAGAGGGACCAACTTTAATATATATTTCATATATTAGCACATACAAAGAATATATAGATCAGGGGATTGCATTAAATGCTAAAGGTAAGATTACAAATTTTACAAAAGTATATGATAGTTTATTAGACGATGGAAATTATTTTGTTCCGATAGGTATGATTCATTGGGTAGCTGCACTTAACAGATGTGCATTTGATAAATTAGAGATAGATGAACCTAAACTCAACTGGACTAGAGAAGATTATATAAAGATTAATGAAAAATGGCTAAAAGGAAAATTGGAACATTTTAACAAATGGGTATATATAGAAAAAGTTTCATTTTTAGTTGAAGATTTAAAAATTTTAGATAAATCAAACAAAAAAGTCAGTTTGAATAATTCAAAAGTTATTCAATATATAAATGATATAAGAGAAGAAATATTATTTTCAGGTAAATATATTATAAATAAAGAATATACTTATGAAAACTATTATAATGTGATTTTTAAAAAAGATTCTGCAGAATATAATGCATCAAGAGATTTACATCGAAGCTGTGATAATGAAAATCTCAGAAAATTTTGGATTGGTAAAAATGGTTTAAAATCTTTAGAAATGACTGAATGTCTAAATTTAAAAGATATAATTGTTTTACCGAATGTAATAAATTTCGAAACTAATCAACTTGATACATTTGGATTTATTATAAATAAAAATGGAAAAAATATTGATTTAGGTATGAAGTTTATAAATGAATTACTTAGTGATGAGATTCAATTAGAAATGTATCTAACAGAAAAAAATTCTTTATATCCAGTAAATAAGGATATAGAGAATGAAATTGAGACAATAGAGAAAGAAAAAAACAGCAATGAAAAAGCTATCGCTTTAAGAAAATATATTTTACAGCAAATTAAAAATGGTAACTATAAACATAATTCTAATAGCAGAATAATTGAAGAAGTAAAAGATATGATATACAAAGATTTTGCAAAATATATATTTGCAGATAAAGCATATACAGACGAAGAGTTAAGTAGAGAATTAGAGAAACTAGAGTATAAATATAATATGTGGCTGAATGAATAG
- a CDS encoding ABC transporter ATP-binding protein, protein MLRFRNHIVAIVILMIITTVINVYIPLAEKELLDNGLMNKNFSKIIYYLIIIFVVKFLHELISSIQDYISTYISNKFTYNITRDAFKKLLRFPLTFFQIYNIGQIASRINGDIGSISILVDSQIIELCTSLLTLFGIIIIMARLNIIMFLISCFAIPIIVITNGKIAEQQKKTSKKIREQYDIRNKCLQEMILGIKEVKYLNIFKWAEREFVHVQNNIFRERMRINKIVLVLFMISSRLYEIVYTGVYLAGAYILVKGNFTVGELFAFLAYFNRAISIVERLTRFNGSFQTSLVSMERVYEIIEYKQENSKTKTSENNNYTIDVTDELNEKTKISFENVCFSYDDSKEILKNINFDILPGEKVALIGENGSGKSTILSLLMKFIKPNRGTISCDGDNISKMDLSELINKISYIPQSPFMFNYSIRENILLGNKKVTDDKIYKILGQVGLQDFVSNLEKGLDTKLTLSGSNVSGGQFQRLAIARALLRDCEILLLDESTSNIEEQFEEEFIEDMFSNHKELTVIMIIHKYRLLQHFDKIMYVNSGNVLVTTPKDFEESNTKKSSAAI, encoded by the coding sequence ATGTTAAGGTTTAGAAATCATATTGTAGCAATAGTAATACTTATGATAATAACAACTGTAATCAATGTATACATACCTCTAGCAGAAAAAGAACTACTGGATAATGGATTGATGAATAAAAACTTTAGTAAAATTATCTACTATTTAATAATAATTTTTGTAGTGAAATTTTTACACGAACTAATTTCATCTATTCAGGACTATATATCAACATATATATCAAATAAATTTACCTACAACATTACAAGAGACGCTTTTAAGAAACTACTGAGATTTCCATTAACATTTTTTCAAATATACAATATCGGTCAGATTGCATCAAGAATTAATGGTGATATAGGGAGTATTAGCATTCTTGTAGACAGCCAAATCATTGAGCTATGTACTAGTTTGCTTACGTTATTTGGAATAATAATAATAATGGCAAGGTTAAATATAATAATGTTTCTAATATCATGCTTTGCAATACCTATAATAGTAATCACTAATGGTAAAATAGCAGAACAGCAGAAAAAGACATCTAAGAAAATTCGAGAACAATATGACATTCGTAATAAATGTCTTCAAGAGATGATATTGGGAATAAAAGAAGTAAAATATTTAAATATCTTTAAATGGGCAGAAAGAGAATTTGTACACGTACAGAATAATATTTTTAGAGAAAGAATGAGAATAAATAAGATTGTTTTAGTACTTTTTATGATTTCTAGTAGATTGTATGAGATAGTGTATACTGGTGTTTATTTAGCAGGTGCTTATATATTAGTAAAGGGGAATTTTACAGTTGGAGAATTGTTCGCATTTTTAGCATATTTCAACAGAGCTATTTCAATAGTAGAGAGACTTACAAGGTTTAATGGAAGTTTTCAAACTTCATTAGTTTCTATGGAAAGAGTTTATGAAATCATAGAATATAAACAGGAAAATTCAAAAACCAAGACTAGTGAAAATAATAATTACACCATAGATGTTACTGATGAACTTAATGAAAAAACTAAGATATCCTTTGAAAACGTTTGCTTTTCATATGATGATTCAAAAGAGATTTTAAAAAATATTAACTTCGACATATTGCCAGGGGAGAAGGTTGCATTAATAGGGGAAAATGGTTCTGGGAAATCAACCATATTAAGTTTGTTAATGAAATTTATCAAGCCTAACAGGGGAACTATCAGTTGTGATGGAGATAATATATCTAAAATGGATTTGTCTGAGTTAATCAATAAGATTTCTTATATTCCTCAGAGTCCATTCATGTTTAATTACTCAATTAGAGAAAATATACTACTCGGAAATAAAAAAGTTACAGATGACAAAATTTATAAAATTTTAGGACAAGTTGGTCTACAAGATTTTGTAAGTAATCTAGAAAAAGGACTAGATACTAAGCTTACACTAAGTGGAAGTAATGTATCAGGAGGACAGTTTCAAAGATTAGCAATAGCAAGGGCATTATTGAGAGATTGTGAGATATTACTTTTAGATGAATCAACTTCAAATATTGAAGAGCAATTTGAAGAAGAATTTATAGAAGACATGTTTAGTAACCATAAGGAACTTACAGTGATAATGATAATTCACAAATACAGATTATTGCAGCACTTTGATAAAATTATGTATGTCAATTCAGGAAATGTGTTAGTAACAACACCTAAAGACTTTGAAGAATCAAATACTAAAAAGTCAAGTGCAGCAATATAA
- a CDS encoding radical SAM protein — protein sequence MKPNVVFFNTKNNNYLYDGNTGKIMRIDFLIKEIIEDYWDKDDDDIINIFKNKYSVSDIKHALSIIKQAEEQGLLTTFSKKIYLGGIMNELHYDLENNISCICLSVTQNCNLRCEYCAYSGIYSENRVHSDKNMPFEVAKKSIDYGISKSSAKGKFSLSFYGGEPLLRFDFIKQCIEYMLDEYHGKRILFSVITNGTLLNKEYVDYLAKHNVLIYISLDGPQEYHDEYRKFAVSHKGSFKTIEKNILDIKKRYPKYYEESVSFGVTLSPYRKIQKIEDFLSEDCIVGSNNYTRVSRVYQGNSLNIYSKKKVEENIANNIIEERFVDVRYIHSKIHQNNNYLEKSKIPLESNDFIDKFHNQRVIRCYSDKILPAGCCIPGANKLYVSVDGGFYICEKCNENFDTLKLGDIEKGIEIEKAEKIIKDFYTSTEAECLKCWAHLWCYNCPVQIEKKEELSREEKLKHCKKVKASIKKNLAYYLTILEKNPYAFDK from the coding sequence ATGAAACCTAATGTAGTTTTTTTTAATACAAAAAATAATAACTACTTGTATGATGGTAATACTGGTAAGATAATGAGAATTGATTTTTTGATTAAGGAGATTATTGAAGATTACTGGGATAAAGATGATGATGATATAATTAATATATTTAAGAATAAATATTCAGTAAGTGATATTAAACATGCTCTAAGCATAATAAAACAAGCAGAAGAACAAGGACTGCTTACTACATTTTCTAAGAAGATTTATTTGGGTGGAATTATGAATGAATTGCATTATGACTTGGAAAATAATATCTCATGCATTTGCTTGTCAGTGACACAAAACTGTAACTTACGATGTGAATACTGTGCATACTCAGGAATATATTCAGAGAATAGAGTACATAGTGATAAAAATATGCCATTTGAAGTAGCAAAAAAATCAATAGACTATGGCATAAGCAAATCTTCAGCTAAAGGAAAGTTTTCATTGTCATTTTATGGAGGAGAGCCTTTATTAAGATTTGATTTTATTAAACAATGTATAGAGTATATGTTAGATGAATACCATGGAAAAAGAATTCTTTTTAGTGTAATAACAAATGGAACTTTATTAAATAAAGAATATGTAGATTATTTAGCAAAACATAATGTATTGATTTATATCAGCTTAGATGGACCTCAAGAATATCATGATGAATACAGAAAATTTGCAGTTTCACACAAAGGTAGTTTTAAAACGATTGAGAAAAATATACTTGATATAAAAAAGAGGTATCCTAAGTACTATGAAGAGAGTGTAAGCTTTGGTGTTACATTATCTCCATACAGAAAGATTCAAAAAATAGAAGATTTCTTATCAGAGGATTGTATTGTAGGTAGTAATAATTATACAAGAGTATCAAGGGTATATCAAGGGAATAGTCTTAATATATATAGCAAAAAAAAGGTAGAAGAAAATATAGCTAATAATATTATAGAAGAACGTTTCGTTGATGTAAGATACATTCATAGTAAAATTCATCAGAATAATAACTACTTAGAAAAATCAAAAATTCCGCTAGAATCTAATGATTTTATAGATAAATTCCATAATCAAAGAGTTATTAGATGTTATTCAGACAAAATTTTGCCAGCAGGGTGTTGTATTCCAGGTGCAAACAAACTTTATGTATCTGTTGATGGAGGTTTTTATATATGTGAAAAATGTAATGAAAACTTTGATACATTAAAGTTAGGAGATATTGAAAAAGGTATTGAGATAGAGAAAGCAGAAAAGATTATTAAGGATTTTTACACTTCTACAGAAGCAGAATGTTTGAAATGTTGGGCACATTTGTGGTGTTATAATTGTCCTGTACAAATAGAAAAAAAAGAAGAACTATCAAGAGAAGAAAAATTGAAACATTGTAAAAAGGTAAAAGCAAGTATAAAGAAGAATTTAGCATACTATTTAACAATACTAGAGAAAAATCCATATGCTTTTGATAAATAG
- a CDS encoding extracellular solute-binding protein codes for MRKIGVLVLCIILLLLTISCSNNTNDITTEVDSKDDNQKEITILIKDYELWDMKNYNSVIYAYFKRFEIENGVKVNLDVIKGNNADDYNKKINTKLYLKEGPTLIYIAGYGTYRNYTEQRIAVNTEGKIPNFLKVYDSLCDDGHYFIPVGMTHWAVVLNRCAIDKLEIDDPKFDWTREEYLEIKEKWLEIEKEYFCESDYEELLTFMINNIEIIDEANKKVNLNNSKVIQYLNDVREEIFSGKYIINNDYTCENFYNMVIERNSKEYKQASKLKYVNENDSLKKYSLLTNGLKSLEIAHFINMRNDVALPNIIKENDDLLATCGFIVNRNGKNIDLGMEFINGLLSDEIQLEMFKSIEFETAYPVNREIENDIEKIEKEKEINEKAIKLRKYILQQVKIGNYKRSYDSRIIKEIKTMIQKDFAKFIFADQAYTDEQLGRELQKLENKYNMWLNE; via the coding sequence ATGAGAAAAATTGGAGTTTTAGTCTTATGCATTATATTGTTGTTATTAACTATTAGCTGCTCAAATAATACAAATGATATTACAACAGAAGTTGATAGCAAAGATGATAATCAGAAAGAGATAACTATTTTAATAAAAGATTATGAGCTTTGGGATATGAAAAACTATAATAGTGTTATATATGCATATTTTAAAAGATTCGAAATAGAAAATGGGGTAAAAGTGAATTTAGATGTAATTAAAGGAAATAATGCTGATGATTATAATAAGAAAATAAATACAAAATTATATTTAAAAGAGGGACCAACCTTAATATATATTGCAGGATATGGTACATATAGGAATTATACAGAACAGAGGATTGCAGTAAACACTGAAGGGAAGATTCCAAATTTCTTAAAAGTATATGATAGTTTATGCGATGATGGACATTATTTTATTCCAGTTGGTATGACTCATTGGGCAGTTGTACTTAATAGATGTGCAATTGATAAATTAGAAATAGATGACCCTAAATTTGACTGGACTAGAGAAGAGTATTTAGAGATTAAAGAAAAATGGTTAGAGATAGAAAAAGAATATTTTTGTGAAAGTGATTATGAGGAACTTTTAACATTTATGATTAATAATATAGAAATTATTGATGAAGCAAATAAAAAAGTGAATCTAAATAATTCAAAAGTTATTCAATATTTAAATGATGTTAGAGAAGAGATATTTTCAGGTAAATATATTATAAATAACGATTATACTTGTGAAAACTTTTATAATATGGTTATTGAAAGAAATTCAAAAGAATATAAACAAGCAAGTAAATTAAAATATGTAAATGAAAATGATAGTTTGAAAAAATATAGCTTGCTTACTAATGGTTTAAAATCCTTAGAAATAGCTCATTTTATTAATATGAGAAACGATGTTGCTTTACCTAATATTATTAAAGAAAATGATGATTTACTTGCTACATGTGGATTTATTGTAAACAGAAATGGGAAAAATATTGATTTAGGTATGGAATTTATAAATGGATTACTTAGTGATGAAATTCAATTAGAGATGTTTAAAAGCATAGAATTTGAAACTGCTTATCCAGTAAATAGGGAAATAGAGAATGACATTGAGAAAATAGAGAAAGAAAAAGAAATTAATGAAAAAGCTATAAAGCTAAGAAAATATATTTTACAACAGGTTAAAATTGGTAACTACAAGCGTTCTTATGATAGTAGGATAATTAAGGAAATAAAAACTATGATACAGAAAGATTTTGCAAAATTTATATTTGCAGATCAAGCTTATACAGATGAACAGTTAGGTAGAGAATTACAGAAGCTAGAAAATAAATATAATATGTGGCTGAATGAATAG
- a CDS encoding aminoglycoside adenylyltransferase domain-containing protein, which yields MYRINQALDLIVSSYCEILEEKLVGIYLHGSLAMNCFNINSSDIDFLVIIKEDICFEVKRKLIDVLLKLSESIPKNGFEMSVILEKDVKKFIYPTPFILHYSDYYKHKYINDENFICGNSTDPDLAAHIVITIERGRCLFGKPIREVFQSIPKKYYVESIMGDIENAAEGIINNPIYYVLNLCRVLCYLKEGTICSKAEGGKWGINNLSYPYIDTIKLALIGYESSDNKIKWNQQHLAWFADYMVNEIKSEYSY from the coding sequence ATGTACAGGATTAATCAAGCATTAGATTTAATAGTATCTAGCTATTGTGAAATTTTAGAGGAGAAGCTTGTTGGAATTTACCTTCATGGATCATTAGCCATGAATTGTTTTAATATAAATTCAAGTGACATTGATTTTTTAGTTATTATAAAAGAAGATATTTGTTTTGAAGTCAAAAGAAAACTTATAGATGTACTATTGAAGCTATCTGAGAGTATACCGAAGAATGGATTTGAAATGAGTGTTATTCTTGAAAAGGACGTAAAAAAGTTCATCTACCCGACACCTTTTATTCTCCACTATTCAGATTATTATAAACATAAATACATAAATGATGAAAATTTCATATGTGGAAATTCTACAGACCCCGATTTAGCAGCACACATAGTTATTACAATAGAAAGAGGACGTTGTTTGTTTGGAAAGCCAATACGAGAAGTTTTTCAATCTATTCCAAAAAAATATTATGTTGAATCTATTATGGGCGATATAGAAAATGCAGCAGAAGGTATTATTAATAATCCAATATATTATGTTCTAAATCTTTGCAGAGTATTATGCTATTTAAAAGAAGGAACTATATGTTCTAAAGCAGAAGGAGGAAAATGGGGTATTAACAATCTTTCATATCCATATATAGATACAATAAAACTAGCTTTAATAGGTTACGAAAGTTCCGATAATAAAATTAAGTGGAATCAACAGCATTTAGCATGGTTTGCTGATTATATGGTAAATGAGATAAAGAGTGAATATAGTTATTGA
- a CDS encoding ABC transporter permease yields the protein MNTSIFTIYKIEMIKLIKRKDWLSLLALVAIGLLFGAAVLSDGYTGVSNQSTLYWLCCQILNSNMLFITPMIFAFIGARILASEIENGSILLYTTRYRNRSKFYIAKSLATISFATITFLLACVINIMIYYIFVCQNPAIASGNYLGNNTLSLVIALLAFYFSSFILTVQFSLFLSAYLKPAPVIGIVFGVALVLHNTFKIPYLRNLNPWYYLVNLSDDVFSTTSQMAANYSEKLSMSFLLILLIVIYSVIFNILGVKKFKSSDL from the coding sequence ATGAACACATCAATATTTACAATTTATAAAATAGAAATGATTAAACTTATTAAGAGAAAAGATTGGCTATCACTACTGGCATTAGTAGCAATAGGTTTGTTATTCGGAGCAGCAGTTCTATCAGATGGGTATACAGGAGTAAGCAATCAGAGCACATTATATTGGTTGTGTTGTCAAATTTTAAATTCAAATATGCTATTCATAACTCCAATGATTTTTGCGTTTATTGGTGCACGAATTTTAGCTAGCGAAATAGAAAACGGTAGTATATTGCTGTACACTACTAGGTATAGAAATAGGAGTAAATTTTATATTGCAAAAAGTTTAGCTACAATATCTTTTGCTACAATAACCTTTCTATTAGCTTGTGTTATAAATATTATGATTTACTATATTTTTGTTTGTCAAAATCCAGCAATAGCTTCTGGAAATTATTTAGGTAATAACACATTGTCTTTGGTTATTGCGTTGCTAGCTTTTTATTTTTCATCATTTATTTTAACAGTTCAGTTTTCACTATTTTTAAGTGCTTATTTAAAACCAGCACCAGTAATAGGAATTGTATTTGGTGTAGCATTGGTATTGCATAATACTTTTAAAATTCCATATCTCAGAAATCTTAATCCTTGGTATTATCTAGTTAATCTCAGTGATGATGTATTTTCAACAACTAGTCAAATGGCTGCAAATTATAGTGAAAAATTAAGCATGAGTTTTTTACTTATTTTATTGATTGTTATATATAGCGTCATTTTCAACATATTAGGTGTAAAGAAATTTAAAAGTAGTGATTTATAA